The Opitutus sp. ER46 DNA window GGCGCGGAGTCCCTTCACGTAGCGCAGCCCGAGCCGGATGGTGGCAGGGTCGTCCACGGTGCAGTTCCAGTCGGAGGCGGTGACGCAGACCGGCCGGATCTTTAGCCCGTGGCGGCGGGCGTCCTGCAGGATCGTGGCGGGCGCGTAGAAGCCCATGGGCTGGTTGTTGAGCAGGCTCGCGGTGAACTCGGCGGGATGGTGGAGCTTCAACCAGGTGCTGGCGTAGGCGAGCAGGGCGAAGCTGATGGCGTGGGACTCGGGGAAGCCGTAGGCGGCGAACGAGAGGGCGGACTCGCTGACCCGGCGGACGACGTTCTCGTTGTGGCCGGCCGCCCGCAGGGCGGCGCAGAGCTTGGCCAGCGCGCGATCGAGCCGTTCGGGGTGGCGCGTGAAGCCCATGGCGCGGCGAAGCTCCTCGGCTTCGCTGCCATTGAAGTGAGCGAGCTTCATCGAGAGCTCGAGCATCTGCTCCTGAAACAGAATGACGCCGCTGGTGCGCTTGAGGATGGGCTTCACGATCGCGGCGACGCTCGGATCGATCCAGTCCGGCTGTTCCTCGCGGCGGCGGCGGCGGATGAGCGGATGGGCAAGGTTGCCGACGATCGGGCCGGGGCGGACGATCGCAACCTGCATGGCGACGTCGTAGAATGTCCGCGGCTGGAAGCGCGGCAGCGTGGCCATCTGGGCGCGGCTCTCGATCTGGAACACGCCGATGGTGTCGGCGGCGCGCATGGCCCGGTATACGGCGCGGTCGTTCTGCGGAATCTGATACAGCTCGAGCGGGTGTTCGCGCTGCGCGCACAGGGCAAAGGTGTCCTGGAGGACGGCCATCATGCCCAGCCCGAGAAAGTCGACCTTCACAATGCCGAGGTCCTCGCAGTCGTCCTTGTCCCACTGGCAGACGATGCGGCCGGGCATGGAGGCGTTTTCGAGGGGGACGACCGAGGACAACTGGCCCTGGCAGATGACCATGCCGCCGGAGTGCTGGCCGAGATGGCGCGGCAGCCCGTGGACCTTCCCATAGAGGGAGGCGAGGGCTTCGGCGCGCGGGTGCTGGGTGGCGATGCCGGCCAGGCCGAGCTGCTGCTTGAGCTCGAGGGTCTCCGGAAAATCGCCGTTGGCGTAGAGGCTGGAAAATCGGTCGAGGGCATCGTCGCCGAAGCCGAGGACCTTGCCGAGTTCGCGGATGGTGCTGCGGCCACGGTAGGTGATGACGTTGGCGGTCATCGAGGCGCCGCGCGGGGCATAGCGCTGGTAGATCTCCTGGATCACGCGCTCGCGCAGGTCGCCGCTCGGGAGGTCGAGATCGATGTCGGGCCACGAAGGATGGCCGTCGGCGCCGACGCGCCCCTCGCTGAGGAAGCGCTCGAAGAGGAGGCGGCACTTGATGGGATCGACGGCGGTGACGCGCAGCGCGTAGCAGACGAGGCTGTTGGCGGCGCTGCCCCGGCCCTGGACGAGGATGTGCTGCTCGCGGCAGAACCGGCAGATATCCCAGACGATGAGAAAGTAGCCGCTGAACCCGAGCTTGGTGATGAGCGCGAGTTCCTTCTCGAGCTGGCGGCGGATGCGCGGCGTGATCCGGCTGTAGCGCTCGCGGCAGCCGGCGTAGGCGCATTCGCGGAGGAAGCTCGGCATGGTGTGGCCGGGTGGCACGGGGTATTCAGGAAACCGGTACCCGAGATCGCGGAGGCTGAAGGTGACGCGCTCGGCGAGCCGGCTGGTGTTGGCGAGCGCCTCCGGCAGGTCGGGGAAGAGCGCCGCCATCTCCGCGGCGGATTTCACCTGTCGGTTGTCGTTGCGCGAAAGCCGGCAGCCGGCGGCGTCGAGGGTGGTGTGGTGGCGCAGGCAGGTGAAGACGTCGGCGACCGGGCGGGCCGAGCGCGTGGCGTAGGTCACGCCGCCGGTGGCGAGCAAGGGCAGCCGCCGGGCGGCGGCGAGGTCGCGCAGGAAACGCAGCTCGCGTTCCTCGCCCCGCACCCGGTGCCGCTGTACTTCCAGGAACAGCCGGTCGGGCCCGAAGATCGTGAGGAGCGGGTCGAGGGCAGCGGAGGCGGCGGCGGCGCCCTGCGTGCGCCACGCGCGGCGGACGGGGCCCTCCTCGTCGCCAGTGAGGGCGATCAGGCCGTCGGAGAAACGTGCGAGTTCATCCCACGTGGCGAAGCAAGGCCGTTTCCGTTCGGCAGGGGTGGGGCCGCTGTCGGGCGTGGGCGCGTGGCCCGGGCGCGGCGTGAGCTTGGCCTCGGTGATGAGCTGGCAGAGGTTCTGATAACCGCGCGGGGTGGCGGCGAGGAGCGGGACGACGGCGCCGTCGAGCAAGGTGATCTCGGCGCCGACGAGCGCGCGCAGGCCGTTTTCCCGGGCGGGGCCAAAGAGGCGGGGCGCGCCGTAGACGCCGTCGCGGTCGAGGAGCGCGAGGGCGGGGAGCTGCTGCGCCGCGGCGGCCTTCGCGAGGTCCTCGGGATTCGAGGCGCCGCGAAGGAAGCTGAAGGCGCTGCGGGCATGCAGTTCGACGTACGACATGGGCGGCCGCCATGGGGCGACGTGTACAGGTGTACACGTCGCCCGGCTCAGGGCAACCCGCCGTTTAAAACCGGGGGCGGCGAGGGAAGGAAACCTGTAATTTAATCACCCATTGCCCAAGCACTTGTCGGAATAGTATCCGGACAAATTCCGTGTCGGCGCGGGTGGCTGGCGGCCCGGGAAGGCCGATGCCGGAAACAAGAAAGGCCGGGAATTACCCCGGCCCTCTTGGCTGGCGTTGGCCGCCAGGATGCAACTCAGGCCGCGCGTTACGGGGCCTCGTAGACTTCGACCAGGGCCACGCCGGTGGCGTTCTCTTTGGCGCTGCGGACCACGGCGGTGTAGCCGCCGGCGGGGAGCGTCAGAAGCAACGCGGCGTCTTTCGATCCCGCCAGCAGATTGAAGGCCCATACGTTCCTGGTGACGCTGATGAGTTCATTGTTGGTGCCATCCCAGTTGTCGCACGTGATGAACGGCGCATTCTCACCCGCGCGATAGACATCCAGAATCGGGTCCTCAAGGACCCCCGGGACGCTGAGGTCCGCCAGGCGCGGGCCGATCGCGCGGATAAGCACGCGTTTCGGCGTGCTGCCGCTGATATAGAAGCCGGCGGTGAGGATGCCGGCGGCGCCGCCCACATCCGCCCGGGCCGAGATGTTCACGATGCGCGGGGTGGCAGACGTGAAGGTGGTGCTGGTGTCGTACATTTCGACCAGGGCGGCGCCGGAGCTGTTGGCGGCGTTGCCGGTCACCTGAACGGTGTAGCGCTCGGGGGCCAGGGACTGGAGCACGGCTGCGTCGAGGCTGGTCGTGGAGAAGAACGGGAAGGCATACACGGCGGTACCGGCGCGAACGATCTCGGGGTTCCCTGCCCAGCCGGCGTTATACCCAATGGTGTTGGCTGCCGCGTCGAGCACGCGGAGGACGGGGTCGGGCAGACTGCCGGGAACGCCCAAGACCTTCTCCAGGGAGGGGCCGCTGGCACGCATCAGGAGCGGAAGCTTGCTCCCGGCGGCGCCTCCGCCGATCACGACACCCGCGGTGAGCGGGGCGGCGGCCGAGCCGGAGCGCGAAAGAATGGAGACATTCGCGATCCGGGGCGTGACGTCGGCTTGGGGGAGCGAGAGCGGCAGTTCGGCGCTGGTTACGGTGCCCTGGGACCCGGTGACGCGGACGGTGTATTTGCCGACGTCGCCGGCGGTGATCGATGCGATCACGTAGCGGGCCGAGGTGGCGCCGGTGATGGCCTGGCCGTCCTTGTACCACTGGAACGTGAGCGGACCGTCGCCGGTGGCGGCAGCGCGCAGGGTCGTGGTGTTGCCCAGCGCGGCATAGATGGATGCCGGATACACACTGGCGGTCAGCGTGGTGGCCTGGGCGCGGCCGGTGCGGCTGGCGTTCTGCCGGGCTTGCGGCCAGGAACCGCCGGCGGCGGAGGCGCCGATGTCGAAGGCGTACAGCTTGAAATCGTAGCTGCCGACGTAGAGGGAGGTGCCGGCGATCAGCGGGCTGGACCGGATCCGGGATCCGGTGGCCCAGATGCGGCGCAGAGCGCCATTGGCGGTGATGGCGTAGAGTTTGCCGTCGTACGCGCCCACGTAGATCACGCCGTTGGCATCGATCGCCGGGGTGCAGGCGAGGATGGAGTCGGCGCACTGGTACGCCCAGACGGGCACGCCGCTGGCGGCGTTGACGGCTTCGAGGCGGCCCTCGGAGGTGGCGATGTACACGGTCTTCCCGTCGGCGCTGAGCACGGGAGAGCTGCTGAGGCTGTTGGTCGCGGTCGCCGCGATGTGGCTCCAGCGGAGGGTGCCGGCGGAGGTGAGGGACAGGAGCGTGGCGTTCGAGTACGTCGCAAAGTAGATGTTGCCCTGGGCGTCGATGGCCGGCGTGGAGAACGTGTCGGCGTCGAGGGCGTACTTCCATTTCTGCGTGCCATCGGCATTGATGGCGTAGAGCGCGCGGTTGACGTCGGAACCCTGGTAGATCGTGCCGTCGGCGGCGATCACGGGGCTGGCGAAGGTGGTCGTGCCGGTGGCGAACGTCCACTTGCTGGTGCCGTCGGTGGGTTTGAGGGCGTGGAGGTTACCATCAAATACCTGGACGTAGAGCGTGCCATCGGCCGCGATGGCGATGCCGCCGGTGGGCGTGCTGGCGAAGGAGCGCTTCCACTTGAGGGTCCCGGTGGGCGTCAGGGCGAGCACCTCGTTGTCGAGGGTGGACTGATAGATGGTGCCATCGGCGCCGATCGCGGGCGGAGCGATGCTCATGCCGGAGGTGGTGGCGTAACTCCACTTCAGGGTGCCGTCAGGGTTGAGGGCGACGAGCCGGCTGTCGGCCAATCCGCAACCCACATAGAGCGTGCCATCGGGGGCGATGGCCGGGCTGGTCGTGACGATGCCGCTGTTCGTGACGAACTGCCAATCGGAGTCGACGAGCGAAAGGACGGCGGTGCCCAGGTAGGTGCCGCGCGACTGGACTTTCAGGTAGTAGGTGGTGCCGGAGACGGCTTGGAACGTGCACAGGCTGTCTGTGTTGATGTAGCTGCTGTCGGCGCTGTCGTCGTTGGCCGTCACGAGCGTCAACTGGTCGATCGCCGAGCCCGTGTAGATCGCGAGCATGGGATCGAAATCGAACGAGTAGACGGAAACCTGGAAGCGGCCCGATTGGGGAGCGGTCCACTTGTACCAGACGGAGCCGAGCCCGGCCCGATCGAGGATCTTGGGCTCGTTGGCCTGCAGGGAGGCGGTGCTGTTGTCGAGGGTGACTTGGGCGCTGACACCCCCGAGCGGGGCGGCGTTCTCGAAATCGTCGTTGGCAACGACCTTGGCGAAGTTGAGTTGGGTGTAGCCGGCGGCGCCGCGAGCGAGACTGGCGACGAAGTAACAGGTGGTGCCGGCGTTGACGGTGAAGCTGACGGAACTGGTCTTGCTGGTGCCGTCGTCGTCGTTGGAGGCGATGCGGGTGAGCGTGGACGAGGCAGGCGTGCCGGTGGTGATCGTGCCGGTGTACACATCGAGGCCGGTGTCCACCGCGCTCCCAACGGTGTTGAGGATGTATTTGCCGGTGGCGGGGGCGGTCCAGCGCCACCAGAGCGGTCGCGAACCGATGTGCGTGGGCTCGCCGGTGGGGGTGGGGATGGTTGTGGCGGAGGTGGCGCTGCTGGCGCGCAGCGAGAAGGTGGTGCCGGTCACGGTGGCGGCATGGTCGGCGTTGAGGTTGAACGGCAGCGGATCGGCCATGAGGGCGCCGTAGAGATCGAGGCGGGCGCCGGTGAGGGCGTAGTCGCGAAGCTCGGCGACGCGTTCGGCGCCGCGCAGCAGGCGGTTGATGATGTCGCGGTAGCTGTCGTTCGGATACTGTTCGCGCAGCAGGGCGATGGTGCCGGTGACGAAAGGCGTGGCCATCGAGGTGCCACCGGCGGTGGCCATGCCGGTGGAGCTGTTGTTGTAAGTCGACCGGATGGAGGTGCCGGGGGCAAAGAGATCGACGCGCGCGCCGTAGCAGGAACTCGAGGCCCGGAGGTCGGAGGCGTCGGAGTTTCCGACGGCGACGATGTTGTCGAGAAGGTAATTGGACGGGTAGTGGGGGGCGACCTCGTTGTCCGTGCCGGTGTTGCCGGCGGAGCAGACGACGATGACGCCGGCGTCGCGGGCCGCCTTCAGGGCGGTGTAGAACGCGCTGGAGTAGCTCGTCCCGCCGAAGCTGCAGTTGATGACCTTGGCGCCGTGGGCGATGGCGTAGTTCAGGCAGGCGATGGAGTCGCTGGTGTACGCGTTGCCCTCATCGTTCATGTTTCTGAGCACCATGAGCTGCGCGCGCCACGCGACGCCGCTGACGTTGAGGCCATTGTTGCCGCGCGCGCAGATGATGCCGGCGACGTGCGAGCCGTGGCCGGTTTGATCGTTCAGGTCGACGCCGCGCACGCCCTCCATCGAGCTCATGCCGTTGATATCACCAAAGGTCGGCGCCGGGTTCTGCCAGAGGTTGGGCGTGAGGTCGAGGTGGTCGGTGCGGATGCCGCTGTCGATGAGTCCGACGATGACGTTGGGGGCATCGTGGATCACGTCCCACCCCAGGGTGGCGTTGATGTCGCGGCCAGGAATGGAGCCCGTGAGCTGGCCGGTGTTGCTGAGGCCCCACTGGGTGTAGAAGTAGGTGTCGTTCGGCACCGTGGCGTCCGCCTGCATCACGTAGTCGGGCTCGACGTACTCATAGCGGCCGGTCGCCTTCAGGCGGGCGATGGCGTCGGGGACGGATTCACCCTTGGCGACGCGGAGCACGCGCAGGTCGCCGAGGCTGCTGAAACGCTGGCGGATCTCGAGACCCTCGTCCCGCTCTGCCCGGTCAGCCTGGCTAAGGGCGTCGGCGCGGGGCTTGGCCAGGATGTTCCGGTCGTGATGAAGGGCGCGGCTCGCCGACCGCAAGCCGCCATCGGTTGCGGCGGCGTTTGCGAACGCCGCGAGCGAACAGAGAACAATCAGGACAGCAGTGAGCTGGCGTAGCATGGTGCGTGAAATTGGCGTTGACGCTGCGCCGTCGTCGAAGGCGAGGCGAGTCACGGAAGTGACAGAATGTTAGTAAAAGTCAGACGGCTCGGCTCGGCGCGGCTGCGCCGCGCCGAAGTGAGAGTGAAAGTGATGGTGAAAGTGCGATGCGAGGGACGGGCGAGGAGAAGCAACGAGGCGATGGACAGGAGGGCTGCAATTATAATTAACGTAGCATCAACGTCTAAGCGGATAATGTCCGGATACTCGGAATAATGTCCGGATACTCGGCGAGCGCGTCGGTCGAAGGGCGTCGGAACCAAGTGACCTGATGCGAGGCTGATCCCGGCGCGGGGTGCGGGAGAAGCCGGCAGATTAAAGTGACGAAGCGGAAACGCGTTCCGCGGACTCAGGCGCGGTTGAGCCAGGCGGCGAAGGCGAGGTCGTCGAGGATCGTAGTGCCGGCCTGGTACTCGGGAGCGAGCAGGTCGCGGTAGCCGGCGTCGGTGAAGCGACGGCAGTGCAGGAGGACGCGGGCGCGGTGGCCGGGGGCGCGGACGAGCCGGCCGAGCGCCTGGTTCACCTTGGTCATGCCCGGGATCTGATAGACCTGTCGGAAGGCGGCGTCGCGCGATAGGCCCTGGCGCGCGGCCTCGGCCAGGCGGGCGCGTTGGACGGCGTTCACCTCGGGGAGGGCGGGCCCGATGATCATGGCGTGGCTGATGCGGCCGCCGAGGACGTCAATGCTTTCGGCAAAGCTGGAACCCAGGACCAGGAAAAGCGCGTCGGCCTGGCTTAATGATTCCTCAACCCAGGCGCCTTGGGCGGCGAGGTCGCGCACCTTGGGTTGCACGGCGACGCGGAACTCAGGCGTGCTGGTCGCGAGTTCCTGGCGGATGGCGTCGGCGTAGGCGTACGACGGGAAGAAGACGGCCACGGGCGTGTGCGCGGCGTCCTGGAGCGCGACGACCGTGGCGCCGGTCTCTGGGTAGAAGCGCGAGCGGTGCTGAAAGGTGGTGTCGACGCGCGCGTCGAACGCGACGTCGTACGTGCCGTCGCGCCACGGTGCATGGGCGCGCAGGTGGGTGGGCGTGGCGGCATCGCGCGCCTCCTCGACACGCAGCAGTTGGGCGGCGGTGGTGAGCTGCTTGTAGAGCTTGCGCGTGGTACGCTTGTTCAGCTCGCCGAGGCGCTCGGGCAAGGGTTGGGCGGGCTCCGGCGAGGGCGCGGATTTGATTACGGGCGCGGCCTCGCGGGCGAGACCGCAGGCGGCGGCGAACCCGTCGACCGGAGTCAACGTCGCGCTGGCGAGGACGACGCCGCCGAACTCCCGCAAGGTCGCGCCAATCGCGGGCGCGGCATCCAGGCACGTGAGGGCGAGCTCGGCGCCGCGCGGGCTCCACCAGAGCCGGGGGAGCGTCGACTGCTCGAGTTCGTCGAGGAGCGCGGGCACGGACCAGAGGGCGTCGGCGGCGTAGGGGCCGAGCGCGGCGTAATCGAGCTGGCCGGTGGAGACGTGCTTGGCGATCTCGCCCAGCAGATGGCGGGCATCGTCCTCATCGTCGGCGGAAAGTCCGTCGCTCGGGCGGAGGTGGTGCAGGAAGTGGCACCAGTGGTCCCAGGCGGAGAGGAGGCTGGCCGGCGGGCGGATGCGATTGAGATCCTCGCGCACGGTGTAGGCGTCGGTGGCGGTGAACCCGTGCGAGTAGGCGTCGGCGACGCGGTTGGGCAGGTTGTGCGCCTCGTCGACGAGCAGGAGCGTGCGCGCGGGAAGGAAGCCCGGCTGGTCGTAGAACAACCCGCGGTTGCCGGGCGCGAAGACGTAGTTGTAGTCGCCGATCCACACGTCGTTGAACGCGAGGGCGGCGCGCGTGATCTCGTACGGGCAGATGCGGGCCTCGCGACCGGCGGCGCGCAACGTCTCGAGGTCCCGCGCGTGCTGTTCGTCGAGGTAGAAGCGCGCCAGGCCGCTGCGGCCCCAGCGCTCGGGCGCGCCGGCGAGGTACTGGCAGTTGTCGCGCACGCAATGGAACGTCGCGTTGACGCAATGCTCGCCCTTGTTGCGCACGTGCCAGACGGCGACGGGCGTTGCCCGGACCGGGGCGGCGGCCGTACCGCCTGGTTGCGCGAGGTCAGGTGTCGGCGCGACGGCGGCACCGGGGGCCGCGGGGCTTTCCTCGGGCGCGGTCATCCGCCCCAGGGTGTCCACGACCTGGATCTGGCCCGTGGACTTGCTCGTGAGGTAGAGGACGCGGTCGAAGTGGCCGGAGCGCAGTTGCCCGAGGGCGAACTCCAGCATGACGCCGGTCTTGCCGAAGCCGGTGGGCGCCTCGAAGAGCACGAGCGGCCGCTGCTCGAACGTGGTCGTGAGCTCGGTGAGCGTGGTCTCCTGGCCGGGGCGGGGCGAGGGAAACGGCGGACGGTAGCGAAGCCCGCGCAGGCGTTCGCGCGCGCGGAGGCGCAGGTTAAGAAACTCGACGACGCGCTCGAGCTGCGCGGTGAACAGGGCGTCCTCGGCGCTCGCGAGCGTGAGCGTCTGCACGAGCCCCGCGCTGGTTTCGACGAAGACCAGTTCGCCGCGGAGGACGGTCGCGGTGTCACCGGGGAGAAAGGCGTCGGCGGCGGGCGTGGCGGCGCGCAGCAGCCCGCTGCGGCCGAGCGCGAGATACGTGGCGATCTGAACGAAGTAGTCGGGGTAGTCGCGCCGTAGCTCGGTTTCGTCAGCGGGAAGCGGCCGCGTGACGGACTTGATCTCGCGGAGAATGACCGGACGCGTGGCCGCGGCGCGGCGGGCGCGGTGCGTCGACGCCGCCGCGCCAGCCGCCGACGCGGTCTCCGGCGGCGGGCCGCTGTCTGCGGGTGGCGCCGGCGGCTGGATGAGCTGATCGATCCGGCCGGTGAGCGTTAGCGTCCAGCCGCGGTGGGCGACCTGGCCGGTGATCGGGATCTCGAACGTGGCGGCGGCGCCGTGCTCGGCGGTCGCGCGGGTGCGCAGTTCGTTGTGCCAGTGCGTGCCGAGGTGAGCGCGCCAGATGCCGCCGCCCACGCCATCACCGGACTCGCGCGGGCCGAGCGTGAATGAGGAAAACTCGCCGACGCCCAGCGCGGCTGTGCGTTTGTCCAAATCGAAATTCATCCGGCGACGATGATCTCCGTGTGGCCGCGCAGATAATCTTCGAGTCGCCGCTGCAGGTGGGCGACCATCTCGGCGGGCGTGGCCTGCTCGGCGAGCGGGCGGTTGAGCAGGGCGGTCAGCGCGGCGCGATCGGCGGACGGGAGGGTGGGGAACCACTGCTCCTTGAGCGGGTAGCCTTCGTCACGGGCAAACCGATACAGCCCCTTCAGGTACACGATGTCGGGCCGGTCGCTGGCGGCGAAGGCGGCGAACACGGTGCGGAGGAGCGCGCCGACCTGCGGGCGGCTGTCCTCGTGCACGGGGTTGCGGGCGATGAGCGTGGCGAGCGCGCACGCGAGGCGGAGAGACTCGTAGCTGCGGCCGATGTCGGGGTGACGCGTCAGCAGGCGGGCTTCCTTGAGAAAGTAGGTGCGTCCCTGGTTGGAGGTCTCGAGCCCGAGGGCGGCCTCGTCGAAGAGGTCAAGGGCGGGGTTGGTGCCGGGTTTCTTCGCGATGCGCTGGAGCACGGCGAGGTTGCCGTGCTCCGGCGAGAAAACCGTGAGCGTCTGGAACGAGTCGCCGGGCGGGTACTTCAGCAGAATGAAGCCCTCGGTCTGGAGCGATTGCGCGGGCACGGGACGGGCGGGAAACGGAGACCGGCGCGGGGGCGGCGACCTAGGCCAGCGGGGTGGCGGCGGGCGGGTTCGTGACGACGGTCGGGGCTTCGTGGCTGCCGGGAGCCGCCGGGATGACGGCACCCCCGGAGATGACCATCTTCATGCCCTCGCCGACGCTCATCTCGAGTTCCACGATGTCCTGGCGCGGGACCATGATGAGGAAGCCGCTGGTGGGATTGGGCGTGGTGGGAATGAACACGGTCCAGAGCTCGGCTCCGGCCATGCGGTGGGGTTCGCCCTGCGCTTTGTTGGTCAGGAAGCCGATGCTCCAGAGCCCCTTCCGCGGAAACTCCACGAGGACGACCTTGTTGAACAGGTTCCGGTTCTGGCCGCCGAAGGTCTGGACGATCTGCTTTACCGACTGGTAGAGACCGCCGATGCCGGGGATGCGATGGATGGCCCGCTCGGCGATGCTGAAAAAGAATTTACCGAGGACGTAGTTGGACAGGTAGCCCAGCGCGGTGATGAGCAGGATGACAACGATGGTGCCAAGGAAGTCCCAGAAGAACGGGATGGTCTGCAGCGGTTGCGGCAGGTAGCGCTCGTACATCGGACGGAAGGTGCCGCCGACGATGTCGATGATCTTGCTGAATGCCCAAACGGTGACGATCAGCGGTGCCAGCAACAGGAGCCCCGAGAGGAACGCGTTGCGGAACGTGATGAGGCGGGACGGAGACTCGGGCGTTTCGGCCATGGATGCTCGGAAGGTATCTGCGGGGGTTCTGAACGCACGGAAAAACTCGGTGCCGGAGGCGAGGGGGGAGGCGATGCGGCAAGCGACGTTTGGCCCCTGAATGTTACAATTCGGTGACGAGCCATGGCGGGGCTTGGCGAGGGTGGCGGCAGGAGCGCAACGTGCCTTCCTCCAGCTTACTTCCATGACGCTCTTCCTTCTGGTGCTTTTGGCGTCCCTTGTCTTCGAGTACATCAACGGCTTTCACGACACCGCGAATGCCATCGCCACGGTCGTGTCCACCAAGGTCCTCGGCCCCCGGGAGGCGGTGCTCTGGGCGGCGTTCTGGAATCTGTTTGGCGCGCTGATGGGCACGGCGGTGGCGTCGACGATCGGCAAAGGGCTGGTCGACACGCAGTACATCACAATGGCGACGGTGCTGGCGGCGCTGCTGAGCGCGATCGTGTGGGGGCTGTTCACGTGGTGGCTGGGGCTGCCCTCGAGTTCGAGCCATGCGCTGGTGGGCGGGCTGTGCGGGGCGGCGGTGGGAACCTCGGGCGGACACTGGGCAGCGCTCAAGTGGTCGGTGGTGGACGCGGGCGGGCATCACGTGGGGCTGTGGCCGAAGATCGTGTTGCCGATGGTGACCTCGCCGCTGCTGGGTTTCCTGGGTGGGATGGTGCTGATGTTTCTGCTGACCGTGATCCTGCGGAAAGCGACGCCGCGGCTCGTCGGCATGATCTTTGGCAAGGCGCAGTTGGTGAGCGCCGGCTTCATGGGCTACAGCCATGGGTCGAACGATGCGCAGAAGACGATGGGCATCATCGCGCTCGCGCTCTTCACCGGGACGAACTCGGGCGCGTTTGCCGACCTGCCGCCGTGGCTGCATTTCCTCCGCACGCCCGAGTTCACGGTGCCGCGCTGGGTTATGCTCGCCTGTGCGCTGACGATGGCGGCGGGGACGGCGGCCGGCGGCTGGCGGATCATCCGGACGATGGGACACAAGATGGTGAAGCTGCAGCCGGTGCATGGCTTCGCGGCGGAGACCACGGCGGCCCTGGTGATTCACGGCGCGTCGACGATCGGTGTGCCGGTTTCCACCACGCACGTGATCTCGACCTCGATCATGGGCGTCGGCGCGACGAAGCGCCTGAGCGCGGTGAAGTGGGGCCTGGTGGGAAAGATCGTGTGGGCGTGGGTGTTGACGCTCCCGCTGACCGGTCTGCTCGGCTATGTGATTATGCGCCTGATGCAGGAGGCGGGCGTATGAGCGGAGGCGCGACGGCGGGGCGCCGGTTGCGGACGACGAAGCTTCGGGTAACCTGAAACCAAAGGAGGAAATCATGATCGTCGACCTGGCCATGCAGAAGGCCTTGGACCGTTACCACCAGGCGGGCATTCCCGGCCTGACGGAGGAGGAAAAGACCC harbors:
- a CDS encoding DUF502 domain-containing protein; its protein translation is MAETPESPSRLITFRNAFLSGLLLLAPLIVTVWAFSKIIDIVGGTFRPMYERYLPQPLQTIPFFWDFLGTIVVILLITALGYLSNYVLGKFFFSIAERAIHRIPGIGGLYQSVKQIVQTFGGQNRNLFNKVVLVEFPRKGLWSIGFLTNKAQGEPHRMAGAELWTVFIPTTPNPTSGFLIMVPRQDIVELEMSVGEGMKMVISGGAVIPAAPGSHEAPTVVTNPPAATPLA
- a CDS encoding inorganic phosphate transporter, encoding MTLFLLVLLASLVFEYINGFHDTANAIATVVSTKVLGPREAVLWAAFWNLFGALMGTAVASTIGKGLVDTQYITMATVLAALLSAIVWGLFTWWLGLPSSSSHALVGGLCGAAVGTSGGHWAALKWSVVDAGGHHVGLWPKIVLPMVTSPLLGFLGGMVLMFLLTVILRKATPRLVGMIFGKAQLVSAGFMGYSHGSNDAQKTMGIIALALFTGTNSGAFADLPPWLHFLRTPEFTVPRWVMLACALTMAAGTAAGGWRIIRTMGHKMVKLQPVHGFAAETTAALVIHGASTIGVPVSTTHVISTSIMGVGATKRLSAVKWGLVGKIVWAWVLTLPLTGLLGYVIMRLMQEAGV
- a CDS encoding helicase C-terminal domain-containing protein, whose protein sequence is MDKRTAALGVGEFSSFTLGPRESGDGVGGGIWRAHLGTHWHNELRTRATAEHGAAATFEIPITGQVAHRGWTLTLTGRIDQLIQPPAPPADSGPPPETASAAGAAASTHRARRAAATRPVILREIKSVTRPLPADETELRRDYPDYFVQIATYLALGRSGLLRAATPAADAFLPGDTATVLRGELVFVETSAGLVQTLTLASAEDALFTAQLERVVEFLNLRLRARERLRGLRYRPPFPSPRPGQETTLTELTTTFEQRPLVLFEAPTGFGKTGVMLEFALGQLRSGHFDRVLYLTSKSTGQIQVVDTLGRMTAPEESPAAPGAAVAPTPDLAQPGGTAAAPVRATPVAVWHVRNKGEHCVNATFHCVRDNCQYLAGAPERWGRSGLARFYLDEQHARDLETLRAAGREARICPYEITRAALAFNDVWIGDYNYVFAPGNRGLFYDQPGFLPARTLLLVDEAHNLPNRVADAYSHGFTATDAYTVREDLNRIRPPASLLSAWDHWCHFLHHLRPSDGLSADDEDDARHLLGEIAKHVSTGQLDYAALGPYAADALWSVPALLDELEQSTLPRLWWSPRGAELALTCLDAAPAIGATLREFGGVVLASATLTPVDGFAAACGLAREAAPVIKSAPSPEPAQPLPERLGELNKRTTRKLYKQLTTAAQLLRVEEARDAATPTHLRAHAPWRDGTYDVAFDARVDTTFQHRSRFYPETGATVVALQDAAHTPVAVFFPSYAYADAIRQELATSTPEFRVAVQPKVRDLAAQGAWVEESLSQADALFLVLGSSFAESIDVLGGRISHAMIIGPALPEVNAVQRARLAEAARQGLSRDAAFRQVYQIPGMTKVNQALGRLVRAPGHRARVLLHCRRFTDAGYRDLLAPEYQAGTTILDDLAFAAWLNRA